TCCCGGCATCAGCGGCGGTACCGCGCCCGCCACCACCCCGCTGGGGGAGATGTTCATGTTCACCATCGAGGGCGGGGATCTCTCGTTGATGGAGCGACGCAGTCTGCTGGACTGGGTCATTCGCCCCGCCCTGCGTACCGTGCCAGGCGTCGCGGACGTCAATGCGCTGGGGGGTCAGGTGACCAGTTTCGAAATCGTACCCGACAACGCAGACATGAATGCCAGGGGGGTGAGCCTCGGCGCACTGCGCGCCGCGCTGGAAACAAACAACCGCAACGACGGCGCGGGAAGACTGGTCGAAGGCGAGGAGACCCTCCTGGTCCGTACGGAAGGCCAGGTCAGAACACTGGATGACGTGCGTGCGATTGTGGTCACCACGAGTGAGGGTATCCCCGTGCGTGTGGCGGATGTGGCGCAAGTGCGCATGGGGGCCCTCACCCGCTACGGGGCGGTCACACGCGACGCCCGTGGCGAGGCGGTACAGGGACTCGTGCTGGGGCTGCGCGGGGCCAACGCCCGCGAGGTCGTCGAAGGCGTGCGCGCCAAGCTCGCCGAGCTCGAGCCCGCACTGCCGGAGGGGGTCAAACTCGACGTGTTCTACGATCGCAGCGAACTGGTGAAACGCGCGGTGAACACCGTGACCCGGGCCCTGGAGGAGGCCATCGTCCTGGTGCTGATCCTGCTGGTCCTGATGCTCGGCAACCTGCGCGCCGCCCTGACAGTGGCGCTGATCCTGCCGCTGGCCGCACTGGCCACCTTCATCCTGATGCGCGGATTCGGGATGTCAGCCAACCTCATGAGCCTCGGGGGACTGGCCATCGCCATCGGTATGCTGGTGGATGCGGCGGTGGTGGTGGTGGAGAACGTCGTCGCGCAGCTTGCTCTTGCCGGCCCCGGAAATCCCCTGCCCCGGCTACACACGATCTATCGTGCGGTGCGCGAGGTTTCCGTGCCGGTCACCGCGGGTATCCTGGTTATCGTCATCGTTTTTCTGCCGCTGCTTACCCTGCAGGGACTGGAGGGCAAGCTGTTCATCCCGGTGGCCCTGACGATCGTGTTCGCGCTCAGTTCCTCGTTGCTCCTGTCGCTGACCGTGATCCCGGTACTGGCCTCCTACCTGATCAGAAAGGTGGGCCACGAAGAGCCCTGGCTGGTTCGGCAGATACAGAAGATCTACCGGCCATCGCTCGACTGGGCCCTGGGTCATGAACGGCTGGTCATCGGCGCCGCCCTCACGACACTCGTCGTCACCGGATTCGGGTTTACGCAGATCGGCAAGACCTTCATGCCGTCGCTCGACGAGGGCAACATCATTGTCCAGCTCGAGAAACTGCCATCGATCAGCCTCTCCGAATCGCTGGGGATCGACCTGCGGGTGCAGAAGGCCCTGCTGACTGAGGTTCCCGAGATCGAAAGCGCCGTGGCACGCACCGGTAGCGACGAGATCGGGCTGGACCCGATGGGACTGAACCAGACCGATACCTTTCTCGTATTCAAGCCCCGCGATCAATGGGAGTCTCCCGGCAAGGAATCCCTGATCGACAAGATGCGCGAGGTGCTGGACGACTTCCCCGGCGTGGCCTACGTGTTCACACAACCGATCGAGATGCGGGTGTCGGAGATGCTGACCGGGGTACGGGGTGACGTGGCGATCAAGATCTTCGGGGGAGACCTCGAGATACTTAACCGGTTGTCCGAGGAGATCACCACCCTGATCGGTGGCATCGATGGAGCCGAGGACGTGTACCGCACGCAGAACGAAGGCGTGCAGTATCTGACGGTCAGTGTCGACCGCCTGGCAGCGGGCCGCCTCGGTATCGACGTGGACCTGCTGGCCGCCGAATTGCGCAGTCAACTGGAAGGCGACCAGGTCGGCACCATCTTCGAGGGCGTGCGACGCACGCCCTTGCTGCTGCGGGGTGCCCAGGACCTGAGAGCCTCGCCGTCGGAATTCGCCAACCTGCGCCTAACCCTCCCGGACGGCCGGCTGGTGCCATTGTCCACGGTCGCAGCGATCGAACGTGTGGAGGGACCGGTGTACGTCGGGCGCGAACAGGGGAACCGGATGGCGGTGGTGATCGCCAATGTCCGTGATCGCGACCTGGTGGGATTCGTCGAAGAGGCGCGCAGCAAGGTGTCCGACCAGGTCGATTTTCCGACGGGATACTACCTCGAGTGGGGCGGACAGTTCGAGAACCAGCAGCGTGCCGCCCGACGCCTGGCGCTGGTGGTGCCGGTGGCCATCGGGCTGATCTTCCTGCTGCTGTTCACCACCTTCCGTTCCCTGCGGCAGGCGATACTGGTTCTGCTCAATATCCCCTTCGCGCTGATCGGCGGGGTGTTCGCGCTCTGGATCTCCGGCGAGTATCTGTCCGTGCCGGCCTCTGTGGGCTTTATCGCCCTGCTGGGGATCGCGGTCCTGAACGGGGTGGTGATGGTGACCTATTTCAATCAGCTCCACTGCGCTGGCCACCCCCTGGAGGAGATCGTCCGCGAGGGCGCCAACAGGCGGCTGAGACCGGTGCTGATGACCGCCAGCATCGCCGCCTTCGGCCTGGTGCCCCTGCTGTTCGCCACCGGACCCGGGTCCGAGATCCAGCAACCGCTAGCGGTCGTCGTGATCGGCGGCCTGATCACCTCGACACTTCTGACGCTGATTCTGCTGCCGATACTGTACCGGCGCTACGGTACCTCACCCGATTCGTCCGCAGTGGCGGGCTGGACTCGTTCGCGCGGCGAGGCAGATGCTCAACGACCGGCGATTTCCGTCCATACTACGCAGATGCGGGAGGATACCCATGCTTCGTGACGATTTCAGCGCGTGGCTGACCCGCCGCGGGGCCGCGCGGTGAAGGACTGTCTGCTCATCCTGATCGTCGACCAGGAACTCGAGGACACGATCGTTGACCTTCTCCTGACACGCGCAGAGATTTCGACCTTCACGCAGCAAGAAGTCCGGAGTTTCAGCCGTGACCATGCCAATTTCTCCGTTGTGGAGCAGGTTACCGGCCGACAGCGGCGCCTGATGTTTCAGGTGCGCACCTCCGAACACACGGCCGGGGGACTGCTGAGGGATCTTCGACGGGATCTGCCCGGGGCTGAGATAGAATCCTGGCTGATGCCATTGCTGAAAACGGATACGAGCGAATAGGGGCGCCCGCTTCCGGAACAGACGCCGGGAGTCTTCGATCCCTGACTTAAAATAACAGGAGCCGGACTCATCCATGCGCATACTTCTGGTCGAGGACGACCAGGGACTGGCAACCGAACTTCAACAGGGATTGCGCGCTGAAGCTTACGCGGTGGACGTGGCCGACAACGGTATCGACGCCGAGCACATGGCACGCGAGGAGACGTACGATCTGCTCGTGCTCGATCTCGGCCTGCCCGGCCGCCCGGGACTCGAGGTGTTGCGCAATCTGCGCTCCGTCCGGATCGAAACACCCGTGATCATCCTGACCGCACGCGACGCCTGGCATGAAAAGGTGGAAGGCTTCAAGGCCGGTGCGGACGACTACGTGAGCAAACCGTTCCATACCCAGGAACTGTTCGCCAGGATACAGGCGGTCATACGACGCAGTGTAACCAAGTCTGTCAACGCACTGTCCTCCGCGGGACTCACCCTGGACGAGGAACACCAGACGGTTAGGACTCCCTCAGGCAAAAACCATCAGCTCACCGGGACGGAGTTCAGGTTGTTGCGCTATCTGATGATGAATCAAGGCAAGATTCTGTCCAAGTCCCGTCTGGCCGAGCACCTCTACGAATACGACGATGAACGCGACAGCAATGTCATCGAGGTCTACGTCAACCGCCTTCGCCAGAAGTGCGGGAAAGCGTTGATTCGCACCCTGCGGGGACAAGGCTATGTCTTCGGAGCAGATGAGTGAGCTCACTTCAGACGCGTCTCGGCGTCTGGTTGATCATCAGCGTCGTCGTTCTGTTCGGGCTGCACTGGCTGGTCACCAGCCGGGCGCCACGGAATTTGACCGAGGAGTACGTACTGTCGCGTCTGGAACATGACGGCGACAGTCTGCTGTCGGGCCTGCGATTCGATGGCGACGGCAGACCCATCCTGATGCCGGGCCACAGCGCCCCGGTCTATGACAAGCCCTGCTCAGGGCACTACTACCTGATCGAAGCGGAGAATCACCGCGCCCGTTCGCCTTCCCTCGCGGACGAAGACCTTAACCTGGCGGGCCGACCCACCGGGCTCGTGAGCACCTGGCGACTGACCGGCCCCGGGGGGCAGCCGTTGCTGGCATGGTCGGCGGAATTCGCCAGGCAGGGACGACCGGTGCGGATCACCGTGGCCGAGGACATGACCGCGCTGCAACAGCACATCAACCAGTTCCGTCTGCGATTCACCCTCGTTACGCTTTGCCTGCTCGCGGTCCTCGTCATCGCCCAGCGCTTTATCATCCGCGTCAGTCTGCGACCACTCGAGCAACTGAGAGACGACTGCCAGCGCCTCGACCGCGGAGAGGTCGACACCCTGACAACCAACGTCCCGCGGGAGATCCTCCCCCTGGTGGAAGAGATCAACCACCTGCTCGGGGTCATGCGGCAACGCATGCAACGGCATCGCAATGCACTGGGCAATCTGGCCCATGCCTTGAAAACACCGCTCACACTGCTGTCACAGACCCTCTCACGCCTCGATCCGCAGGTGGGTGTGGAAACCGCAACCGCCATGCGCGACGCCATCGGCAAGATTCGCACCATCGCCGAACGCGAACTGAAACACGCACGCCTGGCGGGGACGTCGGTCTCCGCCAGCCAGCGGTTCGACGTCGCCCGTGAGTTGCCCGGACTGATCGACGTATTGAAGAAGATCTATGTCGAGAAAAGATTGGCGTACGAGGTATCGCTCCCCGATACCTCGTCATTGAGTGGAGATCGTGAAGACCTGCTGGAGCTTTTCGGAAACCTGCTGGACAACGCCAGCAAGTGGGCAGGGTCCGTCGTCAGGATCACCGTCGCAGCAGGGGATGGATTGACCCTGCGGGTCGAGGACGACGGACCCGGTGTGGATGAGGCAGAGATCGAACGCCTGCTCGGGAGAGGTGAACGCAACGACGAATCGAGTCCGGGCCACGGGCTCGGGCTCGCGATCGTGGAAGATATCGTGACTCAGTACGGTGGTGAACTGACCCTGGGGAGATCGGAGGATCTCGGCGGATTTCGGGTCGATATCCGTATGCCCGTCACACCGTGAGACCCGGGAAACAAGCTGCGGATGCTCGCATCGAATAGGGTATCAGGGTTCCGACTGCAGCGCTCGGGATCCAGCGCTCCCCAAGCGATGCCACACCCAGGCGAAACAGAACGCACGCCGGACTCGCAGTCCGGTGTGCTTTCCTCATCCTTACACGACGCTTGACGAAACGGCGCGCGGGTTCGGCCGGATACCGGCCCCGAACCGTGTCTCAGGCCCTTTTTCAGATCGCTGCCTTCTTCTTTGGCGCAGCCTTCTTTTTCGGTGCCGACTTCTTCTTTGGGGCGGCCTTCTTCTTTGGGGCGGCCTTCTTCTTCGGTGCCGCCTTCTTCTTTGGCGCGGCCTTCTTCTTTGCCGCGGCTTTCTTCTTCGGTGCCGCCTTCTTCTTCGGTGCCGCCTTCTTCTTTGGCGCGGCCTTCTTCTTCGATGCCGCCTTCTTCTTTGCAACGGCTTTCTTCTTCGGCGCTGTCTTCTTCTTGGGTTTACTCGACACGGCGCTCATGATCTGCTCACGCAGGGCTTCGAAGGTATCTCCGATGGTCTTGACCGAGGTCTCGCCCGCATCCTTCACCTCTTTCACCACGGTCTTGAGCAGGTCCGCCGGCTCGTGACTCACCTTCCCCGCAACGGAAGCGGTCGCATCCGCGGCTGCGCTGGCCATGC
This sequence is a window from Gammaproteobacteria bacterium. Protein-coding genes within it:
- a CDS encoding DUF3240 family protein; amino-acid sequence: MADPPRGRAVKDCLLILIVDQELEDTIVDLLLTRAEISTFTQQEVRSFSRDHANFSVVEQVTGRQRRLMFQVRTSEHTAGGLLRDLRRDLPGAEIESWLMPLLKTDTSE
- a CDS encoding sensor histidine kinase, producing the protein MSSLQTRLGVWLIISVVVLFGLHWLVTSRAPRNLTEEYVLSRLEHDGDSLLSGLRFDGDGRPILMPGHSAPVYDKPCSGHYYLIEAENHRARSPSLADEDLNLAGRPTGLVSTWRLTGPGGQPLLAWSAEFARQGRPVRITVAEDMTALQQHINQFRLRFTLVTLCLLAVLVIAQRFIIRVSLRPLEQLRDDCQRLDRGEVDTLTTNVPREILPLVEEINHLLGVMRQRMQRHRNALGNLAHALKTPLTLLSQTLSRLDPQVGVETATAMRDAIGKIRTIAERELKHARLAGTSVSASQRFDVARELPGLIDVLKKIYVEKRLAYEVSLPDTSSLSGDREDLLELFGNLLDNASKWAGSVVRITVAAGDGLTLRVEDDGPGVDEAEIERLLGRGERNDESSPGHGLGLAIVEDIVTQYGGELTLGRSEDLGGFRVDIRMPVTP
- a CDS encoding CusA/CzcA family heavy metal efflux RND transporter; this translates as MLERLIRFALTQRVFILLLVALLVGGGITAFQQLPIDAFPDVSSPQVKIVIKAPGMTPEEVESRITAPIEVEMLGIPNQVMLRSTAKYGLTDITVDFADGTDIYWARQQVAERLAGIQDALPPGISGGTAPATTPLGEMFMFTIEGGDLSLMERRSLLDWVIRPALRTVPGVADVNALGGQVTSFEIVPDNADMNARGVSLGALRAALETNNRNDGAGRLVEGEETLLVRTEGQVRTLDDVRAIVVTTSEGIPVRVADVAQVRMGALTRYGAVTRDARGEAVQGLVLGLRGANAREVVEGVRAKLAELEPALPEGVKLDVFYDRSELVKRAVNTVTRALEEAIVLVLILLVLMLGNLRAALTVALILPLAALATFILMRGFGMSANLMSLGGLAIAIGMLVDAAVVVVENVVAQLALAGPGNPLPRLHTIYRAVREVSVPVTAGILVIVIVFLPLLTLQGLEGKLFIPVALTIVFALSSSLLLSLTVIPVLASYLIRKVGHEEPWLVRQIQKIYRPSLDWALGHERLVIGAALTTLVVTGFGFTQIGKTFMPSLDEGNIIVQLEKLPSISLSESLGIDLRVQKALLTEVPEIESAVARTGSDEIGLDPMGLNQTDTFLVFKPRDQWESPGKESLIDKMREVLDDFPGVAYVFTQPIEMRVSEMLTGVRGDVAIKIFGGDLEILNRLSEEITTLIGGIDGAEDVYRTQNEGVQYLTVSVDRLAAGRLGIDVDLLAAELRSQLEGDQVGTIFEGVRRTPLLLRGAQDLRASPSEFANLRLTLPDGRLVPLSTVAAIERVEGPVYVGREQGNRMAVVIANVRDRDLVGFVEEARSKVSDQVDFPTGYYLEWGGQFENQQRAARRLALVVPVAIGLIFLLLFTTFRSLRQAILVLLNIPFALIGGVFALWISGEYLSVPASVGFIALLGIAVLNGVVMVTYFNQLHCAGHPLEEIVREGANRRLRPVLMTASIAAFGLVPLLFATGPGSEIQQPLAVVVIGGLITSTLLTLILLPILYRRYGTSPDSSAVAGWTRSRGEADAQRPAISVHTTQMREDTHAS
- a CDS encoding response regulator transcription factor, with the translated sequence MRILLVEDDQGLATELQQGLRAEAYAVDVADNGIDAEHMAREETYDLLVLDLGLPGRPGLEVLRNLRSVRIETPVIILTARDAWHEKVEGFKAGADDYVSKPFHTQELFARIQAVIRRSVTKSVNALSSAGLTLDEEHQTVRTPSGKNHQLTGTEFRLLRYLMMNQGKILSKSRLAEHLYEYDDERDSNVIEVYVNRLRQKCGKALIRTLRGQGYVFGADE